In Paenibacillus stellifer, the DNA window GAGTGAGGGGGACTTCCATCAAGAAAGGGATTCACTATGACAGAACAGACAATCTTCGAACTCATTCATTCCATGGATCAGATCACGAACCGCTTAATGATCTACTGGAACAAAGAATTTAGTGAAAATCTTGGCGTCTCGCATATTCTTGTTCTTGCTCATTTGAACCACAATGGAAAAAGCAGGCCTTCCGACATCGCCAAGGCGTTGGGCCTTACTCCCCCTACTCTCACTCACTTATCTGAAAAACTTGTAAAAAAGGAATTCGCCGTTCGCCTTATTGATGAAGAAGATCGCCGGATCATCTACCTGGAGATAACCAAAGAGGGTTTGAACATTTTAAATAAAGCTCAAGAAAAGGGAAAAGATCTGCGAACGAAACTGTTCGAGAAATTGACAGAGGACGAAAGACAATCATTATTGGCTACATATGATAAATTGAATCAGCTTTTGGATGAATTCGCCTAATGCATTTCGGCTATTTGGGCGAATGGATTAGGTCTATGACCGCTTCCTGGCAGTCTGCGAAACCCACTGAACGCATATCCCCAAACTTAGCAAGCTGATAAACAGCTGCCACAACCATCCCAATACGGGAATATTACAGAAAGCCGCGGCAATGAGACTGCCGATCAGAATCTTTTGCCAATCTGGCAGATGTTCCGCAAGCTTGAAGCTGTCACCCATCCTATAACCAATTGCCGCAACCCCCGGAATCAGCGGGATACAAGCGATCAGGAGCACAACCGGTACGAGCGGGATGCCGAAGACACTGAGCATCAGCAAGATCGACAGAGCAAGCAGCAGAAGTCCGGTGAAAAATCCAATGTACAGCGTACGTCCCATTTGCTTACTCGGAAAACGATCCAAAAAAG includes these proteins:
- a CDS encoding MarR family transcriptional regulator, with product MDQITNRLMIYWNKEFSENLGVSHILVLAHLNHNGKSRPSDIAKALGLTPPTLTHLSEKLVKKEFAVRLIDEEDRRIIYLEITKEGLNILNKAQEKGKDLRTKLFEKLTEDERQSLLATYDKLNQLLDEFA